A stretch of Kyrpidia spormannii DNA encodes these proteins:
- a CDS encoding branched-chain amino acid ABC transporter permease, with the protein MKKTLLSAIVLVAVTAALPWVLGDYGVNLATEVYIMAILAMSLGLLMGYAGLVSLGHAAFFGIGAYTVALLGPAIPSTIVLIGLSMVLAGIIAWVTGMIFIRTSRFYFLMITVAFGQLIFALIWQLKSWTGGADGHKVSAPLDFGFGEMGSPLALYAVMAVAMVIVYVFLRVFVNSPAGRIVQGVMDNENRMTALGYNVRFYKVLAYTVAGAIAGLAGSLYAYFNLFVSPELTGWMFSGQVMMMVIIGGVGTLMGPAVGAALFIILQNFISSYTERWPIILGALLVTLVLVGRGGIVHWVGLARTKIFVRQKEASLQKSSSGHLYGK; encoded by the coding sequence GTGAAAAAAACATTGTTGTCCGCCATTGTTTTGGTTGCGGTGACCGCTGCATTGCCATGGGTCCTCGGCGATTACGGAGTGAATCTTGCCACTGAAGTTTACATCATGGCCATCCTCGCCATGAGTCTTGGACTCCTCATGGGGTATGCAGGACTGGTGTCTCTGGGGCATGCGGCCTTTTTCGGCATCGGTGCGTACACCGTGGCCCTGTTGGGACCGGCAATCCCCAGCACCATTGTTCTGATTGGGTTATCCATGGTACTGGCCGGGATTATCGCATGGGTGACCGGAATGATCTTTATCCGGACCTCTCGTTTTTATTTTTTGATGATCACCGTGGCGTTCGGACAGTTGATCTTCGCCCTGATATGGCAACTGAAATCATGGACCGGCGGGGCGGACGGTCATAAAGTCTCGGCACCGCTCGATTTTGGTTTCGGAGAAATGGGTTCACCCCTTGCCCTTTATGCCGTGATGGCCGTCGCTATGGTCATCGTGTATGTATTCCTTCGCGTTTTTGTGAACTCCCCGGCGGGCAGGATTGTCCAAGGGGTCATGGACAACGAAAACCGCATGACGGCCCTGGGATACAATGTCCGTTTTTATAAGGTGCTCGCTTATACCGTGGCCGGAGCCATAGCCGGCCTCGCCGGCTCGCTGTACGCCTACTTCAATCTATTTGTGAGTCCTGAATTGACCGGGTGGATGTTCTCCGGCCAAGTCATGATGATGGTGATCATCGGCGGGGTCGGGACACTGATGGGACCGGCCGTGGGAGCGGCCCTCTTCATCATCCTCCAAAACTTTATCAGCAGCTACACCGAACGATGGCCCATCATTCTGGGGGCCTTGCTCGTCACCCTGGTCCTCGTCGGTCGGGGCGGAATCGTACACTGGGTGGGTTTGGCGAGAACAAAAATCTTTGTGAGGCAAAAAGAGGCATCCTTGCAAAAATCCTCTTCAGGCCATCTATACGGGAAGTAG
- a CDS encoding 4-hydroxybenzoate 3-monooxygenase: MRTQVGIIGAGPAGLLLSHLLHLEGIESIVIERKTREEIEGTIKAGVLEQWVVDLLRETGVGERMMREGTFHGGIELRFNRKGHRIPIEELTDGKRVTIYAQHEVLKDLIAARLQAGGHIIFNVGDVTLHNIDTSAPKIRFRQDKIGEFQEISCDFIAGCDGYHGPSRSYIPNRKEYLKMYPFGWLGILTEAPVSAPELVYTHHERGFALLSTRTPWIQRYYIQVDPNDNLSNWSDDRIWTELHARVETTDGFQLTDGPIFQKNIVAMRSFVCETMQYGRLFIAGDAAHTVPPTGAKGLNLAAADVLKLSQGLVQYYETGKTDRLNGYSEACLRRVWRAEHFSWFMTTMLHPDPTQSQLEKKLQLAQLEYTVSSRAAATSLAENYVGMPIDW; the protein is encoded by the coding sequence ATGCGCACGCAGGTGGGGATTATCGGCGCGGGGCCAGCCGGTCTTCTTCTCTCTCATCTTCTGCATCTGGAAGGCATCGAGTCAATTGTTATCGAGCGCAAGACCCGAGAAGAGATCGAAGGAACGATTAAGGCCGGTGTTCTCGAACAATGGGTGGTGGATCTTCTCCGCGAAACCGGCGTCGGGGAACGCATGATGCGGGAAGGCACGTTTCATGGAGGCATTGAGCTGCGCTTCAATCGCAAGGGGCACAGAATTCCCATTGAAGAACTTACGGACGGAAAACGGGTGACCATTTACGCTCAGCACGAAGTCCTCAAAGACCTGATTGCCGCGCGGCTTCAGGCCGGTGGACATATCATTTTCAACGTCGGCGATGTGACCCTTCACAATATCGATACGTCCGCTCCGAAAATCCGTTTTCGACAAGATAAAATTGGCGAGTTTCAAGAAATATCCTGCGATTTTATCGCCGGTTGCGACGGATATCATGGTCCGAGTCGATCTTACATTCCGAACCGAAAAGAGTATTTAAAAATGTATCCATTCGGATGGTTGGGGATTCTGACCGAAGCCCCCGTATCGGCACCGGAGTTGGTGTACACCCATCATGAACGGGGATTCGCACTGCTCAGCACAAGAACTCCCTGGATTCAGCGCTATTACATCCAAGTTGATCCGAACGATAACCTGTCCAATTGGTCCGACGACCGAATTTGGACAGAACTTCACGCCCGCGTGGAAACCACCGACGGTTTTCAACTGACCGACGGGCCCATCTTCCAAAAAAATATCGTGGCCATGCGCAGCTTCGTTTGCGAGACCATGCAATATGGGCGCCTGTTCATCGCCGGTGATGCCGCTCATACCGTCCCACCCACCGGCGCAAAGGGGCTAAATCTCGCCGCGGCGGACGTGCTGAAATTATCACAGGGTTTGGTCCAGTACTACGAGACTGGCAAAACAGATCGGCTGAATGGTTACAGTGAAGCTTGCCTGCGCCGGGTGTGGAGAGCGGAACACTTTTCGTGGTTTATGACCACCATGCTGCATCCCGACCCGACACAGTCGCAGCTGGAGAAAAAACTGCAACTGGCCCAGTTGGAATATACCGTGTCGTCCCGCGCCGCCGCCACAAGCTTGGCCGAAAACTATGTGGGAATGCCCATTGACTGGTGA
- a CDS encoding ABC transporter ATP-binding protein, which translates to MLTIEGISKSFKSLRVLRDVSLEVQPGERHVIIGPNGAGKTTLFNCITGSQRIDAGRIYLGGEEITHFPSHRRVHLGLARTFQKNNLFGTLTVEQNIHLAVAATKPYRSRLFKPLSRYRDLREETEELLRRWKLTDRRNIRVNNLSYGEQRLLELVLALASRPRILLLDEPTSGMSPAETLETVALIQNLPGTMALLVIEHDMEVVFSIADRLTVLHHGEMIASGTPEEIRSNEMVKRIYFGGGAKIGAGA; encoded by the coding sequence ATGTTAACAATTGAAGGAATAAGTAAATCTTTCAAGAGCCTTCGGGTGCTTCGGGATGTATCTCTGGAAGTTCAGCCCGGTGAACGCCATGTCATCATCGGTCCCAACGGCGCGGGAAAGACAACCTTGTTCAACTGCATCACCGGTTCACAGCGTATCGACGCAGGCCGAATATATCTCGGTGGGGAAGAGATCACTCACTTCCCTTCCCATCGCCGGGTGCATCTCGGGCTGGCAAGAACTTTTCAGAAGAATAACCTGTTCGGCACTTTGACCGTCGAACAGAACATCCACCTGGCCGTGGCCGCAACCAAACCCTATCGCTCTCGACTTTTCAAGCCTTTGTCCCGTTATCGAGATCTTCGTGAGGAAACGGAAGAACTTCTCAGGAGGTGGAAGCTCACCGACCGGAGGAATATCCGGGTGAACAACCTTTCCTATGGTGAGCAGCGCTTGTTGGAACTCGTGCTTGCCCTGGCATCCAGACCGCGAATCCTGCTGCTGGATGAACCCACCTCCGGCATGTCACCCGCCGAAACGTTGGAAACCGTGGCGCTCATTCAAAACCTCCCAGGAACCATGGCGCTTCTGGTGATTGAGCACGATATGGAAGTTGTGTTTTCCATTGCCGATCGTTTGACGGTCCTGCATCATGGCGAAATGATTGCCAGCGGCACCCCTGAAGAAATACGGAGCAACGAAATGGTCAAACGCATTTACTTTGGAGGGGGGGCAAAAATCGGTGCTGGAGCTTGA
- a CDS encoding branched-chain amino acid ABC transporter permease, with protein MSLSILFVQILTGLAYGMLYFMIAAGLTIILGVMNVVNLAHGTFFLIGAYVAYTLVSKHLGFWLALILSVGVTAILGLVIERLLIHRVYGKELEQVLLTFGLTFMLSDAAKWIWGTDIQTIPVPRVLDFSISVGSVDFPAYRLFIVAVGGALAVILWLLENRTRIGAIIRAGVDDRAMVTALGINVGAVFTGVFAFGAALAGLGGVLGGPLIGVYTGLDGDILVTSLIVVTVGGLGSWKGPFVGALLIGLMDTLGKVWFPSFSMLVIFLLMVVILLIRPRGLFGREVAP; from the coding sequence ATGTCACTTTCCATTCTCTTCGTACAGATCTTGACGGGCTTGGCCTACGGCATGCTCTACTTCATGATCGCGGCAGGCTTAACCATTATCCTGGGCGTCATGAACGTGGTCAATCTCGCACACGGCACATTCTTCTTGATCGGCGCTTATGTCGCCTACACCCTCGTGTCGAAACATCTCGGTTTTTGGCTTGCTTTGATACTGTCAGTTGGGGTCACGGCGATCCTGGGCCTCGTCATTGAACGCCTTTTGATCCACCGGGTATACGGGAAGGAACTGGAACAGGTGCTTTTAACGTTCGGTCTGACCTTCATGTTGTCGGACGCGGCAAAATGGATCTGGGGAACCGACATTCAGACGATTCCGGTCCCCCGTGTTCTCGACTTCTCCATATCCGTGGGTTCTGTGGATTTCCCGGCGTACCGCCTATTCATTGTCGCCGTGGGAGGGGCTTTGGCCGTTATCCTTTGGTTGTTGGAAAACCGGACCCGAATCGGGGCGATTATTCGGGCGGGCGTTGACGACCGCGCGATGGTGACGGCCCTCGGAATCAATGTGGGGGCTGTTTTTACCGGTGTGTTCGCCTTTGGTGCCGCATTGGCCGGTCTTGGCGGGGTGTTGGGAGGCCCCCTGATCGGGGTGTACACGGGTCTTGACGGGGACATTCTGGTCACTTCGTTGATCGTCGTTACCGTGGGCGGACTTGGATCGTGGAAAGGGCCCTTCGTTGGAGCACTCCTCATCGGACTCATGGACACGCTGGGGAAGGTCTGGTTCCCGTCGTTTTCAATGCTGGTCATTTTTCTGTTAATGGTCGTGATTCTGTTGATTCGACCCAGGGGATTGTTCGGAAGAGAGGTGGCACCGTGA
- a CDS encoding ABC transporter substrate-binding protein produces MKFARSHFIFSKWKTVLAASALSLALTACGGTTSTGTQSPQGTSASSSDTLKVGMILSATGTFAPLTESIRNGFQLYLDQHNGMLGGRKVEIKFEDDQEDPQVALRKYRQLVSSDKVDILVGPISSAVAYALRDGVEKDKIVLIDPNAAANDLSWKQKSDYIYRVSFSNWQNGSSVAKYIAQNIGKSAVTIAPDYPAGREVIQAFKAAFEASGGKVVKELYPKLGTNDFATYLTTIAQTKPDVVYSFETGSDGIRFVKQYADFGLKGKIPLTGTLELGDNLILDPAGDAAEGIISGVLYTPWLENNVNQTFVTSYQKKYNKLPNIFAVDGYDAAQVIDLAITKAGSTRSDDLIKVLKGISFNSPRGPVTIDPKTNNPIENFYVAKNVKLDGKIVPQVSQTIPNVTMPETPSPAAQ; encoded by the coding sequence GTGAAATTCGCCCGGTCACACTTTATCTTTTCCAAATGGAAAACGGTGTTGGCAGCTTCTGCTCTCAGCCTGGCTCTGACGGCCTGCGGAGGCACGACGTCCACCGGAACCCAGTCACCGCAAGGCACGTCCGCCTCTTCCTCGGATACCCTCAAAGTTGGCATGATTCTCTCCGCCACCGGTACTTTCGCCCCACTCACGGAGAGTATCCGAAACGGGTTTCAGCTATATTTGGACCAGCACAACGGAATGCTGGGGGGCCGGAAAGTCGAGATCAAGTTCGAGGATGATCAAGAAGATCCCCAAGTGGCCCTGCGGAAGTACCGCCAGCTCGTGAGCAGCGACAAGGTGGACATTCTGGTCGGACCGATTTCCTCAGCCGTGGCATACGCGCTTCGAGACGGTGTGGAAAAGGACAAAATCGTTTTAATCGACCCGAACGCGGCGGCCAATGACCTGTCCTGGAAGCAAAAAAGCGATTACATCTATCGGGTTTCCTTTTCCAATTGGCAAAACGGGAGCAGTGTTGCAAAGTACATCGCCCAAAACATAGGCAAGTCCGCCGTGACCATCGCGCCGGATTATCCCGCTGGGCGTGAGGTGATCCAGGCCTTCAAGGCGGCCTTTGAGGCATCCGGCGGCAAGGTGGTCAAGGAATTGTACCCGAAACTCGGCACGAACGATTTTGCCACTTACCTGACGACAATCGCTCAAACGAAACCCGATGTTGTCTACTCTTTTGAGACCGGCAGCGACGGAATTCGATTCGTCAAACAATATGCCGATTTCGGTCTTAAAGGAAAAATCCCGCTGACCGGCACCCTGGAATTGGGAGACAATCTGATTCTGGATCCCGCCGGTGACGCGGCAGAGGGGATCATCTCCGGCGTCCTGTACACACCCTGGCTCGAAAACAACGTCAATCAAACCTTTGTCACCAGTTATCAGAAAAAATATAACAAATTGCCCAATATCTTCGCGGTCGACGGTTATGACGCAGCCCAAGTCATCGACCTGGCAATTACGAAAGCCGGGAGCACCCGTTCCGATGATTTGATAAAAGTGCTCAAAGGGATTTCTTTCAACAGTCCCCGAGGGCCGGTGACCATTGACCCCAAAACCAACAATCCGATTGAGAATTTTTACGTGGCAAAAAACGTTAAACTCGACGGTAAAATTGTTCCGCAGGTGAGTCAAACGATCCCGAACGTCACCATGCCAGAAACCCCGTCACCGGCGGCGCAGTAG
- a CDS encoding IclR family transcriptional regulator: MLSSVRNMARVLRSFRLDCPELSLSELSKRLEIPRSTMAKLLNTMTAEGMLVRNPANGKYSPGEKMLMLSRAILSHQALVKEAGPYLRSLAAGTGLTAHLAYYGSGEIVWTAKVAGWRKIDLYSRIGRRVPAYAPASGRAILAFMGEREVERVLKLRWKRLTPHTNVSKENFIRELNQIRERGYAIQFEEVDIRVASIGVPILTPFNQPIGAVSLAFPVTHLPAGGIEKLADLVKRAAKNIGMLSVS, from the coding sequence ATGTTGAGTTCCGTCCGGAATATGGCCCGAGTGTTGCGGAGTTTCCGGCTTGACTGCCCGGAGTTGTCATTGTCGGAGTTATCGAAGCGATTGGAGATTCCGCGATCGACGATGGCGAAATTACTCAACACCATGACGGCGGAGGGAATGTTGGTGCGCAATCCGGCCAACGGAAAGTATTCCCCGGGAGAAAAGATGTTGATGTTGAGTCGAGCGATTCTGTCTCATCAGGCATTGGTAAAAGAGGCCGGTCCATACCTCCGTTCACTGGCGGCGGGCACGGGATTGACGGCGCACCTGGCGTATTATGGCAGTGGAGAAATCGTGTGGACAGCAAAAGTTGCGGGATGGCGGAAGATTGATTTATATTCCAGAATTGGCCGCAGGGTGCCCGCCTATGCCCCCGCATCGGGCAGAGCGATCTTGGCGTTCATGGGTGAGCGGGAAGTGGAACGTGTTTTGAAGCTGAGATGGAAACGCCTGACCCCCCACACGAATGTGTCGAAAGAGAATTTTATCCGGGAACTTAACCAAATTCGCGAGAGGGGTTATGCCATACAGTTTGAGGAGGTGGATATCCGTGTGGCCTCAATTGGCGTTCCGATCCTCACTCCGTTCAATCAGCCGATTGGTGCCGTCAGTTTGGCGTTTCCCGTCACCCATCTGCCTGCGGGCGGTATCGAAAAGCTAGCGGATCTTGTAAAGAGGGCAGCCAAAAACATCGGGATGTTGTCGGTGTCTTGA
- a CDS encoding ABC transporter ATP-binding protein, translated as MLELEDVHTYYGTSHILQGVSFRVPAGKSTVLLGRNGAGKTTTIHTICGLLRCRQGRIRFLDTDIQNLPAHRISQLGMGLVPQGRRIFPSLTIRENLTMSARPNPFTGTKDWDLERVYELFPILKEREKNQGTQLSGGQQQMLAIARALMTNPHLLLMDEPSEGLAPVVIDQIGDILEHLKQTGLAILVVEQNLDLALRTADEIMIMNKGNIVWQGTPEQLATSDDVRHKYLGV; from the coding sequence GTGCTGGAGCTTGAAGATGTACACACCTATTACGGGACGAGCCATATCTTACAAGGGGTGTCTTTTCGAGTGCCCGCAGGAAAATCCACCGTGCTTCTCGGCCGAAACGGTGCCGGGAAGACAACCACCATTCACACCATCTGTGGCCTCCTTCGGTGCCGTCAAGGTCGGATTCGGTTTCTGGACACCGATATTCAGAATTTGCCAGCCCATCGAATCTCTCAACTGGGCATGGGCTTGGTCCCCCAGGGGAGGCGGATTTTCCCGTCCTTGACGATCCGTGAAAATCTAACCATGTCCGCACGCCCAAATCCGTTCACCGGAACAAAAGACTGGGATCTGGAAAGAGTTTATGAACTCTTTCCAATCCTAAAGGAGCGAGAGAAAAATCAAGGTACTCAACTGTCCGGAGGACAACAGCAGATGTTGGCGATCGCTAGGGCACTGATGACCAACCCGCACCTTCTTCTGATGGATGAACCTTCCGAGGGTTTGGCCCCCGTCGTGATCGACCAGATCGGGGACATTCTTGAACATCTGAAACAAACGGGCTTGGCAATCCTTGTGGTGGAACAGAATCTTGACCTCGCCCTGCGCACTGCCGACGAAATCATGATCATGAACAAAGGGAACATTGTGTGGCAAGGCACCCCCGAGCAGTTGGCCACAAGCGACGACGTGCGGCATAAATATTTGGGTGTATAA
- a CDS encoding helix-turn-helix domain-containing protein has product MQTSKSTLVTVGNALRLLKLFSHETAEIGVNEMSRALMLAKSTVSRMVSTLVQESILERNPENGKYRLNPLLLEIGLIAQERFGRESATNPPEEGRHERGSP; this is encoded by the coding sequence GTGCAGACTTCCAAGTCCACCCTGGTTACCGTCGGGAATGCATTGCGGTTGTTGAAGCTCTTTTCCCACGAAACCGCCGAAATTGGCGTGAACGAGATGAGCCGTGCCTTGATGTTGGCCAAAAGTACGGTTTCCCGCATGGTCTCCACTCTCGTCCAAGAATCTATATTGGAGAGAAATCCGGAGAACGGGAAATACAGATTGAATCCGTTATTGCTTGAGATCGGACTTATCGCACAGGAACGGTTTGGAAGAGAATCTGCGACGAATCCGCCGGAGGAGGGGCGGCATGAGCGGGGGAGTCCGTGA